One Paraburkholderia caffeinilytica DNA segment encodes these proteins:
- a CDS encoding ParB/RepB/Spo0J family partition protein, whose product MKPSQFAKGFQARPDTTSSEKRTALDRLNAIDGLVKNGATTGDVPSRTIQPVMSLDIAEVEAADIANESAAYRAWRIEHAYRPGQVIELALKTIKPSPFNPRHFYLKASIAELAVNLAKQGQQQAIHVIPDYDNPGTYFVSDGGRRVRALKEANKESVKAIVIDLPIGIQSYKLGYDLNVQRDSQTVFDNAVVWKRFLDDRHFQSQKELAEHLGLDESTVAVALSIAKLPEVVMHEMVARPDRFGSNMAYQVGRYHTARGADATLRLINKILSDDLSTRQVADIVKGRASAQESAKPAGRQRYAQRLEIKLGGVSVGDLKSYGDDRIELRLKGLTREKRDDILRQIEKMLK is encoded by the coding sequence ATGAAACCCTCCCAATTCGCCAAAGGCTTTCAAGCACGTCCTGATACGACCAGCAGCGAAAAGCGAACCGCCCTCGACCGCCTGAACGCGATCGACGGTTTGGTCAAGAATGGCGCCACGACTGGCGATGTCCCGAGCCGCACCATCCAGCCGGTCATGTCCCTGGACATCGCGGAAGTCGAAGCCGCAGATATCGCCAATGAGTCGGCGGCCTACCGTGCCTGGCGGATCGAGCACGCCTACCGGCCGGGCCAGGTCATCGAGCTAGCGCTCAAAACGATCAAGCCGAGCCCGTTCAATCCACGTCATTTCTACCTCAAGGCGTCGATTGCCGAGCTTGCCGTCAACCTGGCGAAGCAGGGCCAGCAGCAGGCGATTCACGTCATTCCCGATTACGACAATCCCGGCACCTACTTCGTCAGCGACGGCGGCCGGCGTGTGCGCGCGCTTAAAGAAGCGAACAAGGAATCGGTAAAGGCCATCGTCATCGATCTGCCGATCGGCATCCAGAGCTATAAGCTTGGCTATGACCTCAACGTTCAGCGCGATTCGCAGACTGTGTTCGACAACGCCGTCGTCTGGAAACGCTTTCTCGACGATCGGCATTTCCAGAGTCAGAAGGAGCTCGCCGAACACCTCGGACTAGACGAGTCGACGGTCGCGGTCGCCCTGTCGATTGCGAAGCTACCCGAAGTGGTGATGCATGAGATGGTCGCAAGGCCGGACCGCTTTGGTTCGAACATGGCGTATCAGGTGGGCCGCTATCACACTGCCCGCGGCGCCGACGCCACGCTGCGCCTGATCAACAAAATTCTGTCGGACGACCTGAGCACGCGACAAGTCGCGGACATCGTAAAGGGCAGGGCAAGCGCGCAGGAAAGCGCCAAGCCGGCCGGGCGGCAGCGCTATGCGCAGCGTCTGGAAATCAAGCTCGGAGGCGTCTCGGTCGGCGATCTGAAATCGTATGGGGACGACCGAATCGAACTGCGTCTGAAGGGCCTTACGCGTGAGAAGCGTGACGACATTCTTCGTCAGATTGAAAAGATGCTGAAGTAA
- the parA gene encoding ParA family partition ATPase: MAAEIIAVTQQKGGVGKSTIAMHLGAAFHEKGKRVLVVDADGQNTLVHWASASSDGETGIPFPVVNLSEAGSQIHREIKKFVADYDIIVVDCPPSITEKVSGVVLLAASVAIMPTSSSPADYWSSVGLVKLVQQAQVMNEDLRAVFLLNKTEEKRMLTRELKRALEELGFPLLKTQIPTREAYKQAMALGQTVLQMNDRGAKLAAIEVRACANEIAALLP, translated from the coding sequence TTGGCAGCAGAAATCATCGCGGTAACTCAGCAGAAGGGTGGGGTCGGGAAGAGCACAATCGCGATGCACCTCGGGGCTGCGTTCCATGAAAAAGGCAAACGCGTCCTCGTCGTAGACGCAGATGGTCAAAACACCCTGGTCCATTGGGCCAGTGCATCATCAGACGGCGAAACCGGCATTCCCTTCCCAGTCGTCAACCTCTCCGAAGCCGGCAGCCAGATCCATCGCGAGATCAAGAAATTCGTGGCTGACTACGACATCATCGTCGTCGACTGCCCGCCCTCCATCACCGAGAAAGTGTCCGGCGTCGTGTTGCTCGCGGCGAGCGTCGCGATCATGCCGACGTCGTCATCGCCCGCCGACTATTGGTCGAGCGTCGGACTGGTGAAACTCGTCCAGCAAGCTCAGGTCATGAACGAGGACCTGCGCGCAGTCTTTCTGCTGAATAAGACCGAAGAGAAACGGATGCTGACGCGCGAACTGAAGCGCGCGTTGGAAGAGCTCGGTTTCCCACTGCTCAAGACCCAGATCCCGACACGGGAAGCCTATAAGCAGGCAATGGCGTTAGGGCAGACAGTGCTTCAGATGAACGATCGCGGCGCCAAGCTCGCCGCCATCGAAGTGCGGGCGTGTGCCAACGAGATCGCAGCCCTGCTCCCCTGA